In Hymenobacter gelipurpurascens, one DNA window encodes the following:
- the leuB gene encoding 3-isopropylmalate dehydrogenase — protein MGILSKRIVVLPGDGIGPEVCSEAVRVLRAISSRFGHEFEFDYQLMGACAIDATGTPLPDATLDACRHADAVLLGAIGDPKYDNDPTAKVRPEQGLLGLRKALGLYANIRPITAYDQLLEHSPLKAERIQGTDILIFRELTGGIYFGEKGRSEDRTWAYDNCTYSRDEILRIAHRAFKAAETRRHKLTLVDKANVLETSRLWRETVQDIAPEYPSVALDYLFVDNAAMQIILNPRQFDVILTENMFGDIISDEASVIAGSLGLLPSASVGDGAALFEPIHGSYPQAKGKGIANPIATILSAAMLLDHFHLQEEADCVRDAVQHALDQGVVTPELNPTTLYTTEQVGNFIAYSVLDIADCEVHRNNIRLGMSTII, from the coding sequence ATGGGTATTCTAAGCAAGCGTATTGTGGTGTTGCCCGGCGACGGTATTGGCCCCGAGGTATGTAGCGAGGCGGTGCGCGTGCTGCGCGCCATTTCCAGCCGCTTTGGGCACGAGTTCGAGTTCGATTACCAGCTGATGGGCGCCTGCGCTATTGATGCTACGGGCACCCCGCTGCCTGATGCCACCCTCGACGCCTGCCGCCACGCCGATGCGGTGCTGCTCGGCGCCATCGGTGACCCCAAGTACGACAACGACCCCACAGCCAAGGTGCGCCCCGAGCAGGGCCTTCTAGGCCTGCGCAAGGCCCTAGGCCTGTACGCCAATATCCGCCCCATCACGGCTTACGACCAACTGTTGGAACATTCGCCGCTGAAAGCCGAGCGTATTCAGGGCACCGATATTCTGATCTTCCGGGAGCTGACCGGCGGCATTTACTTTGGCGAGAAAGGCCGTAGCGAGGACCGCACCTGGGCCTATGACAACTGCACCTACTCGCGCGACGAAATCCTGCGTATTGCGCATCGCGCCTTCAAGGCCGCCGAAACGCGCCGCCACAAGCTCACGCTGGTGGATAAGGCCAATGTGCTGGAAACCTCCCGCCTCTGGCGCGAAACCGTGCAGGACATTGCACCTGAGTATCCCAGCGTAGCCCTCGACTACCTGTTCGTGGATAACGCGGCCATGCAAATCATCCTGAACCCGCGCCAGTTCGATGTCATCCTGACGGAGAACATGTTTGGGGATATTATTTCGGATGAGGCGTCGGTTATTGCCGGCTCGCTAGGCCTGCTGCCGTCGGCTTCCGTGGGTGATGGTGCGGCGCTGTTTGAGCCCATCCACGGCTCCTACCCGCAGGCAAAGGGCAAAGGCATTGCCAACCCCATTGCCACCATCCTCTCGGCCGCCATGCTCCTCGACCACTTCCACCTGCAAGAGGAAGCCGACTGCGTGCGCGACGCCGTGCAGCACGCCCTCGACCAAGGAGTAGTAACGCCGGAGCTTAACCCAACCACGCTGTATACCACCGAGCAGGTGGGCAACTTCATTGCCTACAGCGTGCTGGACATTGCCGATTGTGAGGTGCACCGCAACAACATCAGGCTCGGGATGAGCACTATTATTTAG
- the leuD gene encoding 3-isopropylmalate dehydratase small subunit, which yields MEKFQTLRSGVVPLPIENVDTDQIIPARFLKATTREGFGENLFADWRYTADGQPKPDFVLNDARYVGHQILLAGKNFGCGSSREHAAWALYDARFRVVISSYFADIFRGNALNTGLLPLQVSDEVLLGLFEVVAQNPQAALTVDLQAQTLTVPGRNEVIHFDLDLYKKECLINGYDDIDFLISQEAAITAYEQQRSWVF from the coding sequence ATGGAAAAATTCCAGACGCTGCGCTCCGGCGTGGTGCCCCTTCCGATAGAAAATGTGGATACGGACCAGATTATTCCGGCGCGCTTTCTGAAGGCGACGACCCGCGAAGGATTTGGCGAGAACCTCTTTGCCGATTGGCGCTACACCGCGGACGGGCAGCCTAAGCCCGATTTTGTGCTGAACGATGCCCGTTACGTAGGCCACCAGATTCTGCTGGCCGGCAAGAACTTCGGGTGCGGCTCCAGCCGGGAGCACGCCGCCTGGGCCTTGTATGATGCAAGGTTTCGAGTGGTTATTAGCAGCTACTTCGCCGATATTTTCCGGGGCAACGCGCTCAACACGGGCCTGCTGCCCTTGCAGGTGTCGGATGAGGTGTTGCTAGGCCTGTTTGAGGTGGTGGCGCAAAATCCGCAGGCCGCCTTGACCGTGGATTTGCAGGCACAAACGCTCACCGTACCAGGCAGAAATGAGGTCATTCACTTCGACCTAGACCTATACAAAAAAGAGTGCCTGATCAATGGGTACGACGACATCGATTTTCTAATCAGCCAGGAGGCGGCCATCACGGCCTACGAACAACAGCGGTCATGGGTATTCTAA
- the leuC gene encoding 3-isopropylmalate dehydratase large subunit, which produces MSSKTLFDKIWDAHVVREVAGGLTVFYIDRHLIHEVTSPQAFDELTARSLTLHRPEQIVATADHNVPTRHQDQPIQDPLSRSQVDKLTENCAKFGVELYGLGHRYQGIVHVIGPELGITQPGLTMVCGDSHTSTHGAFGTIAFGIGTSQVTQVMASQCLLLDKPKRMRITLDGDLRPGVSAKDLILYVISQLGTGGATGYFVEYAGSAIRSLSMEGRMTVCNMSIEMGARGGLIAPDATTFEYLKGRRFAPQGENWDRAVAHWQTLYSDEDSVFEAELQFDASAIQPMITYGTNPGMGIPLSANIPMLNGGSEAASFDKSLRYMGFQPGESLLGKEINYVFIGSCTNSRIEDLRTVAAYVRGKQKAAHVEAIIVPGSKQVEQQAIAEGLDKVLADAGFELREPGCSACLAMNDDKIPAGAYCVSTSNRNFEGRQGPGARTLLASPLVAAITAVEGRLVDITQYLN; this is translated from the coding sequence ATGTCGTCTAAAACCTTATTTGATAAAATTTGGGACGCGCACGTGGTGCGCGAAGTAGCTGGCGGCCTCACGGTTTTTTACATCGACCGCCATCTGATTCATGAGGTAACCAGCCCCCAGGCGTTTGACGAGCTAACGGCCCGCAGCCTCACCTTGCACCGCCCGGAGCAGATTGTAGCCACCGCCGACCACAACGTGCCCACACGCCACCAGGACCAACCGATTCAGGACCCGCTGTCCCGCTCTCAGGTGGATAAGCTCACAGAGAACTGCGCCAAGTTTGGCGTGGAATTGTATGGCCTAGGCCACCGGTACCAAGGCATTGTGCACGTCATTGGACCGGAGTTGGGTATCACGCAGCCGGGCCTAACGATGGTGTGCGGTGACAGCCACACCTCCACCCACGGCGCGTTTGGCACCATTGCCTTCGGTATTGGCACCAGCCAAGTAACGCAGGTAATGGCCTCGCAGTGCCTGCTGCTCGATAAGCCCAAGCGCATGCGCATCACCTTGGATGGCGACCTGCGGCCCGGTGTTTCGGCCAAGGATTTGATTCTGTATGTCATTTCTCAGTTGGGCACCGGCGGAGCGACTGGCTACTTTGTAGAGTACGCCGGCAGCGCCATCCGGAGCCTGAGCATGGAAGGCCGCATGACGGTTTGCAACATGAGCATTGAGATGGGCGCCCGTGGCGGCCTAATCGCCCCCGATGCTACTACTTTCGAATACCTGAAAGGCCGGCGCTTTGCGCCCCAGGGCGAGAACTGGGACCGGGCCGTGGCGCACTGGCAAACGCTGTACTCCGATGAGGATTCGGTGTTTGAGGCGGAGCTTCAGTTCGATGCTTCGGCCATTCAGCCTATGATTACCTACGGCACCAACCCCGGCATGGGCATTCCGCTCTCGGCTAACATTCCGATGCTTAATGGGGGTAGCGAGGCTGCCAGCTTCGACAAGTCGTTGCGCTACATGGGCTTTCAGCCGGGCGAGTCGCTGTTGGGCAAGGAAATTAACTACGTGTTCATTGGGAGCTGCACCAACTCGCGCATTGAGGATTTGCGCACGGTGGCGGCCTACGTGCGGGGCAAGCAGAAGGCGGCCCACGTGGAGGCCATCATCGTGCCCGGCTCCAAGCAAGTGGAGCAGCAAGCCATTGCCGAAGGCCTCGACAAGGTGCTGGCCGACGCAGGTTTCGAGCTCCGCGAGCCCGGCTGCAGCGCCTGCCTGGCCATGAACGACGACAAGATTCCGGCGGGTGCTTACTGCGTCTCCACCTCCAACCGCAACTTCGAAGGACGCCAGGGCCCTGGCGCCCGCACCCTGCTGGCCTCGCCACTGGTAGCGGCCATCACCGCTGTAGAAGGCCGTCTGGTTGACATCACACAGTATTTAAACTAA
- a CDS encoding 2-isopropylmalate synthase yields the protein MATQKIHIFDTTLRDGEQVPGCKLNRDEKLLIARQLELLGVDVIEAGFPVSSPGDFAAVAAIAAQTRYATVCGLSRAVETDIVRAAEALKSAKYPRIHTGIGTSDSHIRYKLCTTPEKVLERAVAAVKLAKSFVEDVEFYAEDAGRTDNEFLARVCEAAIRAGATVLNIPDTTGYCLPSEYGAKIKYLADNVRGIEHVRLSTHCHNDLGMATANSIAGVLNGAQQVECTINGVGERAGNTALEEAVMVLRQHPYLNFETGINTKLLAETSAMVSHLMSMPVQPNKAIVGANAFSHSSGIHQDGVIKHRETYEIIDPREVGMPDSAIVLTARSGRAALAYRLQKIGYDFDRTALNKAYASFLVLADRQKEVVDDDLHVMVEQEQLVTVE from the coding sequence ATGGCGACTCAAAAAATCCACATCTTCGACACGACCCTGCGCGACGGGGAACAGGTGCCGGGCTGCAAGCTGAACCGGGACGAGAAACTGCTGATTGCCCGCCAGCTGGAGCTACTAGGTGTGGACGTAATTGAGGCCGGCTTTCCGGTATCGAGTCCCGGCGACTTTGCGGCGGTGGCGGCCATTGCGGCCCAGACACGCTACGCTACGGTCTGCGGCCTTTCTCGGGCGGTGGAAACCGATATTGTTAGAGCCGCCGAGGCCCTGAAATCAGCAAAATATCCGCGCATTCATACGGGTATTGGCACCTCCGATTCGCACATCCGGTACAAACTCTGCACTACCCCGGAGAAGGTCTTGGAGCGCGCCGTGGCGGCCGTGAAGCTGGCCAAATCCTTCGTGGAAGACGTGGAGTTTTACGCCGAAGACGCGGGCCGCACCGACAATGAGTTTCTGGCCCGAGTCTGCGAGGCCGCTATCCGCGCCGGCGCTACGGTGCTGAACATCCCAGATACCACTGGCTATTGCCTGCCCAGTGAATACGGCGCCAAGATCAAATACCTCGCGGATAATGTGCGTGGCATTGAGCACGTGCGTCTCTCTACTCATTGCCACAACGATTTGGGCATGGCCACCGCCAACTCCATTGCGGGCGTGCTCAACGGCGCCCAGCAGGTAGAATGTACCATCAATGGCGTGGGCGAGCGGGCTGGCAATACGGCTCTGGAAGAAGCCGTAATGGTGCTCCGCCAGCATCCCTACCTCAACTTCGAAACGGGCATCAACACCAAACTGCTCGCCGAAACCTCAGCCATGGTGTCGCACCTCATGTCGATGCCGGTGCAGCCGAACAAGGCTATTGTGGGCGCCAACGCGTTTTCGCACTCCAGCGGCATCCACCAGGACGGTGTCATTAAGCACCGCGAGACCTACGAAATCATTGACCCGCGCGAGGTGGGCATGCCCGATTCGGCCATCGTGCTTACGGCCCGCTCCGGCCGCGCTGCCCTGGCCTACCGCCTCCAGAAAATCGGCTACGACTTCGACCGCACCGCGCTCAATAAAGCCTACGCCTCGTTCCTCGTGCTGGCCGACCGCCAGAAAGAAGTGGTTGACGACGACTTGCACGTGATGGTGGAGCAAGAGCAGTTGGTGACGGTGGAGTAA
- the ilvA gene encoding threonine ammonia-lyase IlvA, producing MEPETLTSAPTVRLENVERAARTLDGVIYKTLLQHNLGLSDAYGAQVYLKREDLQVVRSYKIRGAYNKMAGLSREQSGQDVVCASAGNHAQGVAYACQLLGLRGHIFMPAQTPAQKVNKVRLFGKDQVEVVLTGASFDDTYKAAKDFCDQRGRTFVHPFDDLAIVEGQATVGLEILRDAPGSIDYCFMPIGGGGLASGVSSVFRQLSPHTKLIGVQPLGAPSMQRAIQTGLRQPLEHIESFVDGAAVKCPGELTFELCRELLDEVALVPEGQVCEDLLKMYNEEGIVLEPAGTLSVSALHQYADQIRGKTVVCVLSGSNNDITRMEDIKERAMRHQGRKHYFLVTFNQKPGALRRFVNHVLHEGDDIIQFQYIKKNNKEKGPVFIGLEVQRPHDIEGIQLRMAAEGFGYEYLNGKQDFLSLLV from the coding sequence ATGGAACCAGAAACCCTAACCTCTGCCCCCACGGTGCGGCTGGAAAACGTGGAACGGGCGGCGCGCACGCTGGACGGCGTTATCTACAAAACGCTGCTCCAGCACAATCTAGGCCTATCGGACGCCTACGGGGCGCAGGTGTATCTGAAGCGCGAGGATCTGCAGGTGGTGCGTTCCTACAAAATTCGGGGGGCATATAACAAGATGGCTGGTCTGAGCAGGGAGCAGTCGGGGCAGGATGTGGTGTGCGCCAGCGCGGGCAACCACGCGCAGGGAGTGGCCTACGCCTGTCAGCTGCTGGGGCTACGAGGCCATATTTTCATGCCGGCCCAAACCCCGGCTCAGAAGGTAAACAAGGTGCGCTTGTTCGGGAAAGACCAGGTAGAAGTTGTCCTGACTGGCGCTTCCTTCGATGATACCTACAAGGCCGCGAAAGACTTCTGTGACCAGCGCGGCAGAACCTTCGTGCACCCCTTCGATGATCTGGCCATTGTGGAGGGCCAAGCCACCGTAGGCCTAGAGATTCTGCGCGACGCGCCCGGCTCCATTGATTATTGCTTCATGCCCATTGGCGGAGGTGGCCTAGCCTCAGGCGTCAGCAGCGTGTTTCGGCAGTTGAGCCCTCATACTAAGCTCATTGGCGTGCAGCCGCTGGGCGCACCTTCCATGCAGCGCGCTATCCAGACTGGCCTACGCCAACCTCTAGAGCACATCGAGAGCTTCGTGGATGGGGCCGCCGTAAAGTGCCCCGGCGAGCTGACTTTTGAGCTGTGCCGGGAGTTGCTGGATGAGGTGGCGCTGGTACCGGAAGGCCAGGTCTGCGAGGACCTGCTGAAGATGTACAACGAGGAAGGCATTGTATTGGAGCCGGCCGGCACGCTCAGCGTCTCGGCCCTGCACCAGTACGCCGACCAGATCCGGGGCAAAACGGTGGTGTGCGTGCTCAGTGGCTCCAACAACGATATCACCCGCATGGAGGACATCAAGGAGCGCGCCATGCGCCACCAAGGCCGCAAGCACTACTTCCTGGTGACTTTCAACCAGAAACCCGGTGCCCTCCGCCGCTTCGTGAACCACGTCCTCCACGAAGGTGACGACATTATCCAGTTTCAGTACATCAAGAAGAACAACAAGGAAAAAGGCCCCGTCTTTATAGGCCTAGAAGTGCAGCGCCCTCACGACATAGAGGGCATTCAGCTACGCATGGCCGCCGAAGGCTTCGGCTACGAATACCTCAACGGCAAGCAAGATTTCCTAAGTTTGCTGGTGTAG
- the ilvC gene encoding ketol-acid reductoisomerase, which produces MATINFGGVEEHVVTRDEFPLEKARAILKDETIAVIGYGVQGPGQALNLRDNGFNVIIGQRRDSASWSKAEADGWVEGETLFDIQEAAERGTIIANLLSDAGQIAVWPTLKAKLTPGKTLYFSHGFGITFNDQTGIVPPADVDVVLVAPKGSGTSLRRLFVAGGGLNSSFAVFQDATGQAYEKAIALGIGVGSGYLFETDFKREVYSDLTGERGVLMGALAGIIEAQYQVLRQRGHSPSEAFNETVEELTQSLVPLVGENGMDWMFSNCSVTAQRGALDWKGRFREATLPVLNELYDSVASGKEAARTIQRGSTPGYRQDLEAELKEVRDSELWQTGATVRELRSKATEKVEELS; this is translated from the coding sequence ATGGCAACCATCAACTTTGGCGGCGTAGAAGAGCACGTAGTTACTCGCGACGAATTTCCTTTAGAGAAAGCTCGCGCTATCCTAAAAGACGAAACCATTGCCGTGATTGGCTACGGCGTGCAGGGTCCCGGCCAGGCGCTGAACCTGCGCGACAACGGTTTCAACGTCATCATTGGGCAGCGCCGCGACTCTGCGTCGTGGAGCAAGGCGGAAGCCGATGGCTGGGTAGAAGGCGAAACACTTTTCGACATTCAAGAAGCAGCGGAGCGCGGCACCATCATCGCCAACTTGCTCTCCGATGCCGGCCAGATTGCGGTGTGGCCTACGCTGAAAGCCAAACTCACGCCCGGCAAAACGCTGTACTTCTCACACGGCTTCGGCATCACGTTCAACGACCAAACCGGCATCGTTCCGCCTGCTGATGTGGACGTGGTATTGGTAGCTCCCAAGGGTAGCGGCACCAGCTTGCGCCGCCTGTTTGTGGCGGGCGGTGGCCTGAACTCGTCGTTTGCGGTGTTCCAGGATGCTACCGGACAGGCCTACGAGAAGGCTATTGCCCTCGGTATCGGGGTAGGCTCGGGCTACTTGTTTGAAACCGACTTCAAGCGCGAAGTGTACTCCGACCTCACCGGCGAGCGGGGCGTGCTGATGGGCGCTTTGGCGGGCATCATAGAGGCTCAATACCAAGTGCTGCGTCAGCGCGGCCACTCCCCTTCTGAGGCCTTCAACGAAACCGTGGAAGAACTCACCCAGAGCCTCGTGCCCCTAGTTGGCGAAAACGGCATGGACTGGATGTTCAGCAACTGCTCCGTAACCGCCCAGCGCGGCGCCCTCGACTGGAAAGGTCGCTTCCGCGAAGCCACCCTGCCCGTGCTCAATGAGCTCTACGACAGTGTAGCTTCCGGCAAAGAAGCCGCCCGCACCATCCAGCGTGGCTCTACCCCTGGCTACCGCCAAGACCTGGAAGCGGAGCTGAAAGAAGTGCGCGACTCGGAGCTGTGGCAGACAGGAGCCACCGTGCGTGAGCTGCGCTCCAAAGCCACCGAAAAGGTGGAAGAACTAAGCTAA
- the ilvN gene encoding acetolactate synthase small subunit has translation MNQQPIERQEYNITAYTENQVGLLNRIAIIFSRRKINIESLNTSPSEIEGIHRFNIVVVETEEVVRKIARQIEKQIEVLKVYFNTNEDVIWQEMALYKVPTDVIAERVIVERLLREHGARVVVIRKDYTVFETTGHREETDKLLSVLAPYGLIEFVRSARIAIIKNSQGFHHKLREFERVEPSHEVSENDYLNSRDKVFTM, from the coding sequence ATGAACCAGCAACCCATCGAGCGGCAGGAGTACAACATCACGGCCTACACCGAGAATCAGGTGGGACTGCTGAACCGCATTGCCATCATTTTCTCCCGGCGCAAAATCAACATCGAGAGCCTCAACACCTCCCCTTCCGAAATCGAAGGAATCCACCGCTTCAACATCGTGGTGGTGGAAACCGAGGAGGTAGTACGCAAAATTGCCCGGCAGATTGAAAAGCAGATCGAGGTGCTGAAGGTGTACTTCAATACCAACGAGGACGTGATCTGGCAGGAAATGGCGCTGTACAAAGTTCCCACTGACGTCATTGCCGAGCGCGTGATTGTGGAGCGCCTGCTACGAGAACATGGCGCCCGCGTCGTGGTGATTCGGAAAGATTATACGGTATTCGAAACCACCGGCCACCGCGAGGAAACCGACAAACTCCTGTCCGTTTTGGCCCCCTACGGCCTTATTGAGTTTGTGCGCTCGGCCCGCATTGCCATCATCAAAAACAGCCAGGGCTTTCACCATAAACTCCGCGAGTTTGAGCGAGTGGAACCCAGCCACGAGGTCAGTGAAAACGATTACCTCAACAGCCGCGACAAGGTGTTCACGATGTAA
- the ilvB gene encoding biosynthetic-type acetolactate synthase large subunit: MYLNPQPQPVPTSPETAVATAEPSTQTLSGAQATLHALLAEGVDTIFGYPGGAIIPIYDALYDFKEQLNHVLVRHEQGGIHAAQGYARSSGKVGVVFATSGPGATNLVTGLADAQIDSTPLVCITGQVFAHLLGTDAFQETDIINITTPVTKWNHQVTDAREIPEVLAKAFYIARSGRPGPVLIDITKNAQIQKADFEPYQPCTHIRSYRPRPLIRHEYVAQAAALINQAKRPLVLWGQGVLLGQAEQEFKQFIEKSGIPAAWTILGAGALPTGHPLNVGMLGMHGNYGPNVLTNECDVLIAIGMRFDDRVTGRLDKYAKQAQVIHLDIDPTEIDKNVKATVPVWGDCKETLPLLTELIEARTHPEWRQRFQDHDAEEIAAVIQDELFPTSDELTMGEVIQQLNELTQGEAIIVTDVGQHQMVACRYAKLNHTRSNITSGGLGTMGFALPAAIGAKFGAPERTVVAVIGDGGIQMTIQELGTIMQTGANVKILLLNNQFLGMVRQWQEMFHDRRYSFVDIASPDYVMVASGYSIAGRRVDKRPGLQPALREMLEHPGSFLLEVMVTKENNIFPMVPQGCGVGEIRLK; encoded by the coding sequence ATGTACTTGAACCCACAACCCCAGCCCGTGCCAACCTCGCCTGAAACGGCCGTAGCCACGGCAGAGCCTAGCACCCAGACACTTTCGGGCGCGCAGGCCACGCTGCACGCGCTGCTGGCGGAGGGCGTGGATACCATATTCGGCTACCCCGGCGGCGCCATCATCCCGATCTATGACGCGCTCTACGACTTCAAGGAGCAGCTCAATCACGTGTTGGTGCGCCACGAGCAGGGCGGCATCCATGCGGCGCAGGGCTATGCGCGTTCGTCGGGCAAGGTGGGCGTCGTCTTCGCGACCAGCGGACCCGGCGCTACTAACCTCGTGACTGGCCTAGCCGACGCCCAGATTGACAGCACGCCGCTGGTATGCATCACGGGGCAGGTATTCGCGCACCTGTTAGGTACGGATGCCTTTCAGGAAACCGACATCATCAATATCACAACGCCCGTTACCAAGTGGAACCACCAGGTAACGGATGCGCGTGAGATTCCGGAGGTACTGGCCAAAGCCTTCTACATCGCGCGCAGCGGTAGGCCTGGTCCGGTGCTGATTGACATCACCAAAAACGCTCAAATTCAGAAGGCTGACTTCGAGCCCTACCAACCCTGCACCCATATCCGCAGCTATCGGCCTAGGCCACTTATTCGGCACGAGTACGTGGCGCAGGCTGCCGCCCTCATCAACCAAGCCAAGCGGCCGTTGGTGCTCTGGGGCCAGGGCGTGTTGCTAGGCCAGGCAGAGCAGGAGTTCAAGCAGTTCATTGAGAAAAGCGGTATTCCGGCCGCCTGGACTATCCTAGGTGCTGGCGCGCTGCCAACCGGCCATCCCCTCAACGTGGGTATGTTGGGCATGCACGGCAACTACGGCCCCAACGTGCTGACCAACGAGTGCGACGTGCTCATTGCCATCGGCATGCGTTTCGACGACCGGGTAACTGGCCGATTAGATAAGTACGCCAAACAAGCCCAGGTCATTCATCTCGACATAGACCCCACGGAAATCGACAAGAACGTGAAAGCTACCGTGCCGGTGTGGGGCGACTGCAAGGAAACCCTCCCCCTGCTCACCGAGCTAATCGAAGCCCGCACGCACCCCGAGTGGCGCCAACGCTTCCAGGACCACGACGCGGAGGAAATAGCGGCCGTCATCCAGGACGAGCTCTTCCCGACCTCCGACGAGTTGACCATGGGCGAGGTGATTCAGCAGCTAAACGAGTTGACCCAGGGCGAGGCCATCATCGTGACCGACGTAGGCCAGCACCAGATGGTAGCCTGCCGCTACGCCAAGCTCAACCACACGCGCAGCAACATCACCAGCGGTGGCCTAGGCACCATGGGCTTCGCCCTACCCGCCGCCATTGGGGCCAAGTTTGGGGCGCCGGAGCGCACGGTAGTCGCCGTTATCGGCGACGGCGGAATCCAGATGACCATCCAGGAGCTGGGCACGATTATGCAAACTGGCGCCAACGTGAAGATTCTGCTGCTCAATAACCAGTTCCTGGGCATGGTGCGCCAGTGGCAGGAGATGTTCCACGACCGGCGCTACTCCTTCGTGGATATTGCCAGCCCCGATTACGTGATGGTGGCCAGCGGCTACAGCATTGCCGGCCGCCGAGTGGATAAACGCCCCGGGCTACAACCCGCTCTCCGCGAAATGCTGGAGCACCCTGGCTCCTTCCTATTGGAGGTCATGGTGACGAAGGAGAACAACATCTTCCCCATGGTTCCCCAAGGCTGTGGGGTTGGGGAGATAAGGTTGAAGTAG